The following coding sequences lie in one Saccharopolyspora hordei genomic window:
- a CDS encoding FxsA family protein: protein MPIFVVILLAVAAEIAVLVALGQAIGVLPTLGLLVAAAVLGGWLLRREGRRTLGELREAARSQRSPDREISDGVLIAAAGLLIILPGLISDVAGLLLLVPPIRSALRGRMLRAAERRSQQVQDQLWLHTQRAYRRRGATAPGGDVIDGEVVSVTEEDADVPDGEPKSLPPQ, encoded by the coding sequence GTGCCGATCTTCGTTGTGATCCTGCTCGCCGTGGCGGCCGAGATCGCCGTGCTGGTCGCTCTCGGCCAGGCGATCGGGGTGCTGCCCACCCTCGGTCTGCTGGTGGCCGCTGCGGTGCTGGGCGGCTGGCTGCTGCGCCGCGAGGGCCGGCGCACGCTGGGCGAGCTGCGGGAGGCCGCCCGGTCCCAGCGGTCGCCGGACCGGGAGATCTCCGACGGCGTGCTCATCGCCGCCGCGGGCCTGCTGATCATCCTGCCCGGGCTGATCAGCGACGTGGCGGGCCTGCTGCTGCTCGTCCCGCCGATCAGGTCGGCGCTGCGCGGGCGGATGCTGCGCGCGGCCGAGCGGCGCTCCCAGCAGGTGCAGGACCAGCTGTGGCTGCACACCCAGCGGGCCTACCGGCGGCGCGGTGCCACCGCCCCGGGCGGGGACGTGATCGACGGAGAGGTGGTCTCGGTCACCGAGGAGGACGCAGACGTCCCGGACGGCGAGCCGAAGTCGTTGCCGCCGCAGTGA